A section of the Neofelis nebulosa isolate mNeoNeb1 chromosome 12, mNeoNeb1.pri, whole genome shotgun sequence genome encodes:
- the LOC131490788 gene encoding putative uncharacterized protein ENSP00000383309: protein MIAQIPHHLGQLLSQIRVSTDRHHLEPTWRVSLPTSHTPEETAVPVASRVTCGGCPREQTFRPPVQESPSHRQHTGEGSAPTAIDAHQAIPLGTQMPGPQAPSKPCPYARAPNPSKSAATRTGPRVRGGNSRTFPTVATANRQLPEELGTQSPHTTLRPRSHTRLAPPSQTPRDRTTPRVRTHVPHSQRTSSRGPTCAPLAWRPRALGGEPRRPLATRPPHPPGPRSPTAGTHIQTRGRPGPRCRRRHAREPASEPRGRDAGAQTPDPPPPVIPLPTPTRPQTRLRTAGSRRRGADPRHAAARDPAADADTPANPPQNRRVETPGRRPQTRRCCPGPRCRRRHAQEPASEPLGRDAEAETPDVQPPGTPLPTPTRPRTRLRTTGSRRRGAEPRPAARDQFAEADTPKNPLQNGRVKMPGEDPRRTAARDHTADADTPKNPLQNHWVKTPGRRPQTHRPPRTKLPTPTRPRTRFKTTESRRRGGDPRRTAARDPAADADSQEPAAEPLGRDAEAKTPDPPPPPGTPLPTPTPKNRSQPRTVHTRTPPETLARQLTVAAAVAERPRGRLLRDTRAHKLRP from the exons ATGATCGCCCAAATCCCCCACCACCTGGGGCAGCTGCTCTCGCAGATACGTGTTTCTACAGACCGTCACCACCTGGAACCCACGTGGAGGGTGTCCTTGCCTACCAGCCATACCCCAGAGGAGACAGCAGTGCCCGTAGCTTCCCGGGTGACTTGCGGGGGGTGCCCGCGAGAGCAGACCTTCCGACCTCCCGTCCAGGAATCCCCATCACACCGACAACACACTGGTGAAGGTTCTGCACCGACAGCCATCGATGCCCACCAGGCCATCCCACTTGGGACCCAGATGCCAGGACCGCAG GCGCCGTCCAAACCCTGCCCCTACGCACGTGCGCCTAATCCTTCCAAATCCGCCGCGACTCGCACCGGACCCCGAGTCAGAGGGGGAAACAGTCGCACATTCCCCACAGTAGCGACAGCTAACCGCCAGCTCCCCGAGGAGCTGGGCACTCAGAGTCCACACACGACTCTCCGCCCACGCTCACACACGCGCTTGGCCCCTCCCTCACAAACGCCCAGAGACCGCACTACCCCACGCGTGCGAACACACGTGCCACACTCCCAGCGGACAAGCTCCCGCGGCCCCACCTGTGCTCCGCTCGCCTGGCGGCCCCGCGCCCTCGGAGGGGAACCACGACGGCCCCTCGCCACCCGCCCACCGCACCCTCCAGGCCCCCGAAGCCCGACCGCCGGGACGCACATCCAGACGCGCGGCCGCCCGGGACCCCGCTGCCGACGCCGACACGCCCGAGAACCCGCCTCAGAACCGCGGGGTCGAGACGCCGGGGCGCAGACCCCAGACCCGCCGCCGCCCGTGATCCCGCTGCCGACGCCGACACGCCCGCAAACCCGCCTCAGAACCGCCGGGTCGAGACGCCGGGGCGCAGACCCCAGACACGCCGCCGCCCGGGACCCCGCTGCCGACGCCGACACGCCCGCGAACCCGCCTCAGAACCGCCGGGTCGAGACGCCGGGGCGCAGACCCCAGACCCGCCGCTGCTGCCCGGGACCCCGCTGCCGACGCCGACACGCCCAAGAACCCGCTTCAGAACCACTGGGTCGAGACGCTGAGGCGGAGACCCCAGACGTACAGCCGCCCGGGACCCCGCTGCCGACGCCGACACGCCCGCGAACCCGCCTCAGAACCACTGGGTCGAGACGCCGGGGCGCAGAACCCAGACCCGCCGCCCGGGACCAATTTGCCGAGGCCGACACGCCCAAGAACCCGCTTCAGAACGGCCGGGTCAAGATGCCAGGGGAAGACCCCAGACGTACAGCCGCCCGGGACCACACTGCCGACGCCGACACGCCCAAGAACCCGCTTCAGAACCACTGGGTCAAGACGCCGGGGCGCAGACCCCAGACCCACCGGCCGCCCAGGACCAAGTTGCCGACGCCGACACGCCCAAGAACCCGCTTCAAAACCACCGAGTCGAGACGCCGAGGCGGAGACCCCAGACGTACAGCCGCCCGGGACCCCGCTGCCGACGCCGACTCCCAAGAACCCGCCGCAGAACCACTGGGTCGAGACGCCGAGGCGAAGACCCCAgacccgccgccgccgcccgggacCCCGCTGCCGACGCCGACTCCCAAGAACCGGTCTCAGCCCCGCACGGTCCACACCCGCACACCGCCCGAAACACTCGCGCGCCAGCTCACCGTCGCGGCGGCGGTCGCCGAGCGTCCACGCGGCCGGTTGCTACGTGACACGCGCGCACACAAGTTAAGGCCTTAA
- the LOC131492201 gene encoding large ribosomal subunit protein eL21-like — MTNTKGKRRGTRYMFSRPFRKHGGVPLATYMRIYKRGDIVDIKGMGTVQKGMPHKCYHGKTGRVYNVTQHHAVGTVVNKQVKGKILAKRINVRIEHIKHSKSRDSFLKCVKENDQKKKEAQEKGTWVQLKRQPAPPTEAHFERANGKEPELLEPIPYEFMA; from the coding sequence ATGAccaacacaaaaggaaagaggagaggtacTCGCTATATGTTCTCTAGGCCTTTTAGAAAACATGGAGGTGTTCCTTTGGCAACATACATGCGAATCTACAAGAGAGGTGATATTGTGGACATCAAGGGAATGGGCACTGTTCAAAAAGGAATGCCCCACAAATGTTACCATGGCAAAACTGGAAGAGTCTACAATGTTACCCAGCACCACGCTGTTGGCACTGTTGTAAACAAACAAGTTAAGGGCAAGATTCTTGCTAAGAGAATTAATGTACGAATCGAGCACATTAAGCACTCAAAGAGCCGAGACAGCTTCCTGAAGTGtgtgaaggaaaatgatcagaaaaagaaggaagcccaggagaAAGGTACTTGGGTTCAACTGAAGCGCCAGCCTGCCCCACCCACAGAAGCACACTTTGAGAGAGCCAATGGAAAGGAGCCTGAGCTGTTGGAACCCATTCCCTATGAATTCATGGCgtga